Proteins encoded within one genomic window of Halocatena marina:
- a CDS encoding CPBP family intramembrane glutamic endopeptidase, with product MFSDFGFHLSRAWWLDLGFGLVLGWLLMTSIFVVELAAGWIRITGYFQTISEIPFASAFLVSALLFVFVGISEELLLRGYLLTNLAEGFRWFRWITPKVAVGAAVISSSAIFGIGHIANPNATPTSTFVITLGGIMLASGYVLTGELGIPIGLHISWNFFQTTVYGFSVSGLQLPVTVIATEQAGPQLLTGGAFGPEAGLIGVGAICIGTIAVVQWVTFREGSISLCSQVWTPEIR from the coding sequence ATGTTCTCGGATTTTGGTTTCCATCTCTCGCGTGCGTGGTGGCTCGATCTCGGATTCGGTCTCGTTCTCGGTTGGTTGCTCATGACGTCGATATTCGTGGTTGAGCTCGCGGCTGGCTGGATTCGAATAACCGGCTACTTTCAAACCATATCAGAAATCCCCTTTGCCAGTGCCTTCCTCGTTTCGGCGCTTCTCTTTGTCTTCGTTGGGATTAGCGAGGAACTGCTACTACGCGGTTACCTGTTGACGAATCTCGCTGAAGGATTCCGCTGGTTTCGGTGGATAACCCCAAAAGTGGCTGTTGGGGCTGCTGTGATCAGTTCTTCGGCTATCTTTGGTATCGGTCACATTGCCAATCCGAATGCGACACCGACGAGCACGTTTGTGATCACACTCGGGGGAATCATGCTCGCGTCTGGCTACGTGCTGACAGGCGAACTGGGAATACCGATCGGACTGCATATCTCGTGGAATTTCTTCCAAACAACCGTCTATGGATTCTCTGTCAGTGGATTGCAACTCCCCGTGACGGTTATTGCGACCGAACAGGCTGGTCCTCAACTGTTGACTGGTGGAGCGTTCGGACCGGAAGCGGGACTCATTGGAGTCGGTGCAATTTGTATTGGAACAATTGCTGTTGTGCAGTGGGTTACATTCCGCGAGGGAAGTATTTCCCTGTGTTCACAGGTTTGGACGCCAGAAATCCGATAA
- a CDS encoding cyclase family protein, which produces MPLIDCSHRIETGMPVYPGSDSVSVQPSATVERDGAHVTNLQMETHAGTHIDVPSHMIADGRTLDAFDVSLFTFDALIVDCTGKASREPITVADLPEPSDNDLLVLHTGWSKHWGTDAYRDHPYLDKDAATWCADHGYSVGIDCFSPDPTPSVDKTRESDSEPDGYPAHDALFATDRRIVENLTNLTALAREFELLAFPLAIPDGDGSPVRAVARCD; this is translated from the coding sequence GTGCCTCTTATAGACTGTTCTCATCGAATCGAAACCGGGATGCCGGTCTATCCCGGGAGTGACTCCGTCTCAGTCCAACCGTCTGCGACTGTCGAGCGTGATGGTGCTCACGTCACCAACCTCCAGATGGAGACCCACGCAGGGACTCATATCGACGTTCCCAGCCACATGATTGCAGACGGTCGAACCCTCGATGCGTTCGATGTCTCTTTGTTTACATTTGACGCATTGATTGTCGATTGCACCGGGAAAGCTTCCCGCGAGCCAATCACCGTTGCAGACCTTCCAGAACCCAGCGACAACGACCTACTCGTCCTTCATACGGGATGGAGCAAACACTGGGGAACTGACGCGTACCGGGATCATCCGTACCTCGATAAAGACGCTGCTACGTGGTGTGCTGACCACGGCTACAGTGTCGGTATTGACTGTTTCAGCCCCGATCCAACGCCGAGCGTAGACAAAACCCGTGAGAGCGACAGCGAGCCTGATGGCTATCCAGCACACGATGCTCTCTTCGCTACCGACCGCCGGATTGTCGAAAATCTCACTAATCTCACCGCGCTCGCTCGTGAGTTCGAACTTCTCGCGTTTCCACTGGCTATTCCTGACGGCGATGGGAGTCCAGTCCGTGCCGTCGCACGCTGTGACTGA
- a CDS encoding thymidine kinase gives MQVITNSGWVEVITGCMFSGKTEELLRRLRRAEIAGQSVAVFTPALDDRYGETAIGTHTGATWKATVVDEDHPQQITTSLDGETVVAIDEANFFSTELVPVCKRLADTGHRVVISGTDQTFRAEPFEPLSQLMALAEYVDKLQAICTQCGEPASRNQRLIDGEPAHYDDPTIMVGAEESYEARCRNCHVIRSD, from the coding sequence ATGCAAGTTATTACGAACAGCGGCTGGGTGGAGGTCATCACCGGCTGTATGTTCTCGGGAAAGACCGAGGAACTCCTGCGACGACTCCGTCGCGCCGAGATCGCGGGCCAGTCGGTCGCTGTCTTTACACCAGCTCTCGATGACCGCTACGGCGAGACTGCCATTGGGACCCACACAGGAGCGACGTGGAAGGCCACGGTCGTCGATGAAGATCATCCTCAACAGATCACCACATCGCTCGACGGTGAGACGGTCGTTGCCATCGATGAAGCAAATTTCTTCTCTACGGAACTCGTCCCGGTCTGCAAGCGCCTTGCGGATACCGGCCATCGAGTTGTTATCAGTGGCACCGATCAAACGTTCCGTGCCGAACCGTTCGAACCACTCTCACAGCTCATGGCACTCGCTGAATACGTCGATAAGCTTCAGGCCATTTGCACACAGTGTGGTGAACCTGCCTCACGCAACCAGCGGCTCATCGACGGTGAACCCGCTCACTACGACGACCCGACGATCATGGTGGGAGCTGAAGAATCCTACGAGGCACGCTGTCGGAACTGCCACGTCATTCGCAGCGACTGA
- a CDS encoding MaoC family dehydratase, which produces MPSNVFPRYYEDCEIGQTTALGSYTVTEEEITEFATKYDPQPFHTDESAAKDSMFGGIIASGWQTAAICMRLFVDGALKDMASAGGRGVDELRWYAPIRPGDVLSVQIEIIETLPLEGNPELGEVHVKITGVNQNDELIISLTLLGMIERRKSIRSKGVERSQEEE; this is translated from the coding sequence ATGCCTTCGAACGTATTCCCACGATACTATGAAGACTGTGAGATTGGCCAGACAACAGCGTTGGGTAGCTACACAGTAACAGAGGAGGAGATCACCGAATTCGCCACGAAATACGACCCACAACCATTCCATACTGACGAGAGCGCGGCCAAAGATTCCATGTTCGGAGGGATCATCGCAAGCGGCTGGCAGACGGCCGCAATCTGTATGCGACTGTTCGTCGATGGCGCACTCAAGGACATGGCGAGTGCCGGTGGACGCGGTGTCGACGAACTTCGATGGTATGCACCAATCCGACCTGGTGACGTGCTGTCTGTTCAAATAGAGATCATAGAGACGCTTCCACTCGAAGGCAACCCAGAACTGGGTGAAGTGCACGTAAAGATCACAGGAGTTAACCAGAACGATGAGCTCATAATTTCACTGACTCTACTGGGTATGATCGAACGACGCAAATCAATTCGATCGAAGGGAGTCGAACGATCGCAGGAAGAAGAATAA
- a CDS encoding winged helix-turn-helix domain-containing protein — translation MSDDTPAGASLTDADELIDLLSRRQDILRSLIDAPKERHILVDRLDASKSTVYKGVTQLRELGLIELTREELQPTLFGIVALRQYDELARIADLGDLLSRLPRNAIDPSALVGAEIVTPDNHAVDRHFTRVETILQEATVVHGFSPAVSPRYISILHQRIVDDGLMAELLLTEEIMTHLHQEYPTAFDGIRTASDTSLWQTNTEFPFTLLLVASSSASEICIELDEEGHTSGLVINDTAESIRWAKAKFDHYKRRSDRVST, via the coding sequence ATGTCCGATGATACACCGGCGGGTGCGAGCCTCACCGATGCGGACGAACTAATTGATTTACTGTCACGGAGACAGGATATTCTCCGATCACTCATCGACGCTCCGAAGGAACGACACATTCTCGTCGACCGCCTTGATGCGTCCAAATCGACTGTCTACAAAGGCGTCACTCAGCTCCGGGAACTAGGACTCATCGAGTTAACTCGAGAAGAGCTCCAACCGACGCTGTTCGGGATTGTAGCCCTCCGGCAGTACGACGAACTGGCACGAATCGCCGATCTCGGGGATCTACTTTCACGTCTCCCCCGCAACGCAATCGATCCCTCGGCACTCGTCGGGGCTGAAATCGTCACACCAGACAACCACGCGGTCGATCGCCATTTCACCCGCGTAGAAACAATATTACAGGAAGCCACCGTCGTCCACGGATTCTCGCCAGCAGTCTCACCGCGATACATATCGATTCTTCACCAGCGAATTGTCGATGATGGGCTCATGGCAGAGCTACTCCTCACCGAAGAGATCATGACGCACCTACATCAGGAGTATCCAACTGCATTCGATGGCATCCGTACTGCGAGTGACACTTCGCTTTGGCAGACGAACACTGAGTTCCCGTTTACGCTCCTTCTTGTCGCTTCTTCGAGCGCCAGCGAGATCTGTATTGAACTCGATGAGGAGGGACACACAAGTGGCCTTGTAATCAATGACACCGCAGAGAGCATCCGGTGGGCAAAAGCGAAATTCGACCACTACAAACGACGGTCCGATCGAGTCTCTACCTGA
- a CDS encoding winged helix-turn-helix domain-containing protein produces the protein MDEVLEIISVLSGSRHRLPILQYLDDEPAGVSDISSDLDIPRTTVKHNLTRLEETELIQSVGTSYSVTTFGTYVCEDVTNCLHRIAVSTDLLPFLEVVPRSTLDLDISTFQHSNVTAVSSTNPHAPVERLLELVQDATYLRVATPVILPRLVDAFHEAVVERGIHLDLIVPAETLEMVQSEFASEYRAAIESERLIVGVSPDDIPFGLFLFEEQLALVGHDGMNLPRCLVENDAEAALQWANEAFRDFERRADTYVWYDD, from the coding sequence ATGGACGAGGTGTTAGAAATTATCTCGGTGCTATCCGGCTCGCGACACCGTCTCCCGATACTGCAGTATCTTGATGACGAGCCAGCTGGTGTCTCGGATATTAGCTCAGATCTAGACATCCCACGCACGACGGTCAAACACAACCTCACGCGGCTAGAGGAGACAGAACTGATACAGTCGGTCGGAACGAGCTACTCCGTCACAACATTCGGTACGTACGTCTGTGAGGATGTCACCAACTGTCTGCATCGGATCGCTGTCTCGACAGATCTACTCCCGTTTCTCGAAGTTGTTCCCCGCTCAACGCTCGATCTGGATATTTCGACCTTCCAACATTCGAATGTGACAGCCGTTTCCTCGACGAATCCACACGCACCTGTCGAGCGACTACTTGAACTCGTACAGGACGCAACGTACCTACGGGTGGCGACGCCGGTGATCCTGCCGCGCCTCGTCGATGCTTTCCATGAAGCGGTCGTCGAACGCGGGATTCACCTCGATCTGATCGTCCCTGCCGAGACGTTGGAGATGGTGCAATCGGAGTTCGCAAGCGAGTACCGAGCGGCCATCGAAAGTGAGCGGCTAATCGTCGGTGTCTCTCCTGATGATATTCCATTCGGGCTGTTCCTGTTCGAGGAACAGCTCGCACTTGTCGGTCACGACGGAATGAATCTTCCCCGTTGTCTTGTCGAAAACGATGCTGAGGCTGCGTTGCAGTGGGCAAACGAAGCGTTTCGGGATTTCGAACGTCGTGCCGATACCTACGTTTGGTATGACGACTGA
- a CDS encoding histidine kinase N-terminal 7TM domain-containing protein → MLMIIGGVSWRLRPKRGARSLAALMGAATIWAIGSIHTQLAMTYTGNLLATNIGYLGISLVPVAWIVLSLEYAGKEAWITRETVAALLAIPITTQFVIWTNSVHELFWRIEGLLIVDSTQLLSISSYGPWFWVHTVHSYLLLGAGTIIFLRSIAVSQQIYRRQVAMMVAAVVIPWAGNAIKISQAFSMVMDPTPFLFVISGGLFIAALFRFRLLDLVPIARDTIIDEMHDGIIVLDSDNYIVDINSATESLLGIDPEVVVGLSATEVFNSCYVDRYRDVYEGSENIVVDIDGKQRVLNLRISPLQSHTGERRGRVVIIRDTTIEEEQRRRLKQQNDQLKRQNDHLEQFASIVSHDLQGPLSIAQGYLGLVHDECESEHVDRISTAHDEMEALIDDLLTLAREGQMVGETEVVPLDTVVNATLSADHDEMTVEIESEAYTVKADPGRLQQLFENLFKNAVEHAGPDVTIRVGPLEEETGFYIEDDGPGIPPSVREHVFESGYTRSSSGTGLGLAIVKSIANAHGGDVSVTDSENGGARFEIVIDDEPSRASESFHE, encoded by the coding sequence ATGCTCATGATCATCGGAGGCGTTTCGTGGAGACTACGTCCAAAGCGTGGTGCGCGCTCGTTGGCAGCACTGATGGGAGCCGCTACGATCTGGGCAATTGGCTCGATTCACACACAATTGGCCATGACGTACACAGGGAACCTGTTAGCGACGAATATCGGATATCTCGGAATCAGTCTCGTCCCAGTCGCTTGGATCGTTCTTTCACTAGAGTACGCTGGTAAAGAAGCTTGGATAACGCGAGAAACCGTAGCGGCCCTTCTCGCGATTCCAATAACGACCCAGTTCGTCATCTGGACGAATAGCGTTCACGAGCTGTTCTGGCGAATCGAGGGACTGCTGATTGTCGATTCAACTCAGTTGTTGAGTATTTCGTCGTATGGACCGTGGTTTTGGGTACACACGGTCCACTCGTATCTCCTGTTGGGAGCCGGAACCATCATTTTTCTTCGCTCAATCGCTGTCTCACAGCAAATTTATCGCCGTCAGGTGGCGATGATGGTCGCAGCAGTCGTCATTCCGTGGGCTGGAAATGCGATTAAGATTTCCCAAGCGTTCTCGATGGTTATGGATCCGACGCCGTTCCTCTTCGTGATTTCAGGGGGGCTGTTCATCGCGGCACTCTTTCGATTTCGGTTGTTGGACCTCGTGCCGATCGCACGGGACACCATCATCGACGAGATGCACGACGGAATTATCGTTCTCGATTCCGACAATTACATCGTCGATATCAACTCCGCCACCGAGTCGTTGCTTGGAATTGATCCTGAGGTAGTCGTTGGGCTCTCTGCCACGGAAGTATTCAATTCGTGTTACGTCGATCGCTATCGGGACGTGTACGAAGGGTCTGAGAATATTGTCGTCGACATCGACGGCAAGCAACGCGTTCTCAATCTACGGATTTCACCACTACAGAGCCACACTGGCGAACGCCGGGGGCGGGTCGTGATCATTCGAGATACCACGATCGAAGAAGAACAGCGCCGGCGACTGAAACAGCAGAACGACCAGCTGAAGCGACAGAACGATCACCTCGAACAGTTCGCTAGTATTGTTTCACACGATCTTCAGGGCCCATTGAGTATTGCACAAGGCTATTTGGGATTGGTTCACGATGAGTGTGAAAGCGAACACGTTGATCGGATTTCGACGGCACACGACGAGATGGAGGCACTCATCGATGATCTCCTCACCCTTGCGCGCGAAGGGCAGATGGTTGGCGAAACAGAAGTTGTTCCGCTCGACACCGTGGTGAATGCGACACTCTCGGCCGATCATGATGAAATGACGGTCGAGATCGAATCGGAGGCCTACACGGTGAAAGCGGATCCGGGACGACTCCAGCAACTGTTCGAGAACCTATTCAAAAACGCAGTCGAGCACGCTGGTCCCGATGTCACCATTCGAGTCGGCCCGTTGGAAGAAGAGACGGGTTTTTACATCGAAGACGATGGTCCCGGTATTCCACCATCCGTACGCGAGCACGTGTTCGAATCGGGCTACACCCGATCCTCCTCTGGTACTGGACTCGGTCTCGCTATCGTCAAATCGATCGCCAACGCCCACGGAGGTGACGTGTCGGTTACAGACAGCGAAAATGGAGGTGCGCGGTTCGAAATTGTGATCGACGACGAACCCTCACGAGCTTCGGAGAGCTTCCACGAGTAG